TGACGCCGAGGTCGAAGGCGCGGCGCAGGATGGCGCGCTGGGCGTCGACCGGGCGGTCGGGCCCGAAGTTGTGCCACAGGCCGAGCGAGATCGCGGGCAGCTTCAGACCGCTGCGTCCGGTGCGCCGGTAGGGCAGGTCCGCGTAGCGGTCGGGGTGTGCGGTGTACAACGCGACTCCAGAGGGGTTGGCACACGGGATACCGGTTCCAGGGAACCACCGCCCACTCTGTCGTGACCTGCGGGCAGTGGTCCAACAGAAGAATCCGATGGAATTCAGCGGTTACGCTTCTCAATCATGGAGCTGCGTCATCTTCAGCATTTCATCGCCGTCGCCGAGGACCACCACTTCACCCGCGCGGCCGAGCGGCTGATGGTGTCCCAGTCGGGCCTGTCGGCGTCGATCCGCGCCCTGGAGCGGGAGTTGCAGACCCCGCTGTTCGTCCGTACCACCCGCCGGGTCACGCTCACGGAGGCCGGCCGGGCGCTGCTCGGCGAGGCGGAGCGCATTCTGGCGCAGGTCCGCTCGGCGCACGAGGCGGTGGCCGCGGTGCAGGGTGTCCTGCGCGGCACGCTGTCCCTGGGCACCGAGCAGTGCATCGCCGGGGTGCATGTGGCGGGCCTGCTCGCCGCGTTCCGGCGTCGCCATCCCGACGTGGAGATCCGCCTGCGGCAGGCGGGTTCGGGCGCGTTGGCGGAGGAGGTCGCGGCCGGTCGCCTGGACCTGGCGTTCGCGTACCGCACCCAGGCGGACACCGACCAGCTCCGCTCCGTATCCCTCACCAG
This window of the Streptomyces sp. N50 genome carries:
- a CDS encoding LysR substrate-binding domain-containing protein encodes the protein MELRHLQHFIAVAEDHHFTRAAERLMVSQSGLSASIRALERELQTPLFVRTTRRVTLTEAGRALLGEAERILAQVRSAHEAVAAVQGVLRGTLSLGTEQCIAGVHVAGLLAAFRRRHPDVEIRLRQAGSGALAEEVAAGRLDLAFAYRTQADTDQLRSVSLTSEPMTVLCHPSHRLAETGAAVTPEDLGGEVFVDFHPDWASRRTTDAVFAAAGVRRTVALEVNDVHSLLDLIDENLGIAVVPQHFRHKREPLTALPLKGTGEEVYETVALLPPPQATSPAARALMTILETDTPAA